A stretch of Portunus trituberculatus isolate SZX2019 unplaced genomic scaffold, ASM1759143v1 PGA_scaffold_502__1_contigs__length_96078, whole genome shotgun sequence DNA encodes these proteins:
- the LOC123500867 gene encoding uncharacterized protein LOC123500867, producing MEWSKEDIIRLIETYRKRDVIWDPKHVHHFNKLRKQDAWEEIAKEMGSSADVCKKKMEYLLAALRREKMKMKKSTGTGKGAHETYTSSWFAFESMQFLWDKNQPKPTLSTIQTATSEAAEEPTEVSVEGEDLNTSLATSQERNPETRHPKSPTPKSKKPKTSAGDQRLDKAFEILTATANQVNDENQHFGNLVASKLRRYDDRVRSLIQNDILNVFVRANTGCYSTDQPFPGNVVGGPQTTHPVGFPPNFWLSHSYSDASESHDSRTSTPAVVQPSPSPSTCSVGNELNIEELI from the exons AtggagtggagtaaggaggatATCATACGTCTGATAGAAACTTACCGTAAGAGGGACGTGATTTGGGACCCAAAACATGTTCATCATTTCAATAAGCTTCGTAAACAAGATGCATGGGAGGAAATTGCCAAGGAAATGGGATCATCGGCAGATGTGTgcaagaagaagatggaatatcttttggCAGCCttgagaagggagaaaatgaaaatgaagaagagtacTGGTACTGGAAAAG gaGCACATGAGACTTACACTAGCTCGTGGTTTGCCTTTGAAAGTATGCAATTCCTATGGGACAAGAACCAACCAAAACCAACATTGAGTACA atccaGACCGCAACGAGTGAAGCAGCAGAGGAACCAACAGAAGTGTCGGTAGAAGGTGAGGATCTGAATACAAGTTTGGCGACATCACAGGAAAGAAACCCTGAAACAAGGCACCCCAAGTCGCCCACACCCAAAAGTAAGAAGCCGAAGACATCAGCTGGTGACCAACGTCTCGATAAGGCTTTTGAGATACTCACGGCCACAGCTAACCAAGTTAATGATGAAAACCAGCATTTTGGTAACTTGGTTGCTTCTAAATTGCGTAGGTATGATGACAGGGTACGCAGTTTGATTCAAAATGACATTCTGAACGTATTTGTTAGAGCAAACACAGGCTGTTACAGTACTGATCAGCCTTTCCCTGGTAACGTAGTTGGAGGTCCACAGACAACCCATCCAGTAGGCTTCCCACCCAACTTCTGGTTGTCTCATAGTTATTCAGACGCATCTGAAAGCCATGATTCTAGAACAAGTACTCCAGCTGTAGTGCAACCATCACCTTCCCCCAGTACTTGTTCGGTAGGAAATGAGTTGAACATTGAGGAACTAATATAG
- the LOC123500868 gene encoding uncharacterized protein LOC123500868 yields MRKAGRQKDSIWAEFEEVATHSQNKGIRAKCKVCGKELQGLVQRLRDHKKKCKEPQRDSDLEAETIEDPQPVTQTSATPSLLEVSATGVEKHIAPTRTSFPFKRSNSDSLGKDTDRPTSSNTHKLKKAVSTSSHNTSILNYGVKTTKEDKEKIDEKVASMVYATNSPFKIVEHASFRDMVNVMRPGYKLPSRREIGGSLLDEVYDKECEKSVVDLEGKTVCMSLDGWTNVSNEPVICASVTVHTSENTSSVYLVDTIDTSGHPHTSDYLKGIATRSIETAEHKYKCKVGSFVTDNAANVAKMRSELLKDDEYNLISYGCSAHILNLLAKI; encoded by the exons ATGAGAAAAGCaggtagacagaaagacagtattTGGGCAGAATTTGAGGAAGTTGCAACTCACTC GCAAAACAAGGGAATTCGTGCGAAGTGTAAAGTTTGTGGTAAAGAACTTCAGGGCTTGGTTCAACGACTTCGTGATCATAAGAAGAAGTGTAAAGAGCCACAACGAGATTCAGATCTTGAAGCAGAAACAATAGAAG ACCCACAACCAGTTACACAAACATCAGCCACACCATCTCTGTTAGAAGTGTCAGCCACAGGTGTTGAAAAACACATTGCACCTACTCgtacttccttccctttcaagcGTAGCAATTCAGACAGCTTGGGAAAAGATACGGATAGGCCTACCTCATCTAATACACATAAATTAAAGAAGGCTGTTTCAACTTCAAGTCACAACACAAGTATTTTGAACTATGGAGTGAAGACCactaaagaagataaggaaaaaatagatgaaaaagtaGCTTCTATGGTGTATGCAACAAATTCTCCTTTTAAGATTGTTGAGCATGCATCCTTTAGAGATATGGTGAATGTAATGAGGCCAGGATACAAACTGCCTAGTAGAAGAGAAATAGGTGGTTCACTGTTAGACGAGGTATATGATAAAGAGTGTGAAAAAAGTGTAGTAGATTTAGAAGGTAAAACTGTCTGCATGAGTCTTGATGGGTGGACAAATGTTTCCAATGAACCTGTAATATGTGCCTCTGTTACTGTTCACACATCAGAAAACACAAGCTCAGTCTATCTTGTGGACACAATTGACACATCCGGTCACCCACACACATCAGATTACCTTAAAGGGATTGCTACAAGATCAATAGAAACAGCTGAACACAAATATAAATGCAAAGTAGGCAGTTTTGTCACTGATAATGCTGCTAATGTTGCAAAAATGAGATCTGAGTTACTTAAAGATGATGAGTATAACTTAATAAGTTATGGTTGTTCAGCACACATACTGAATTTGCTAGCAAAAATTTAA